A part of Salmo trutta chromosome 15, fSalTru1.1, whole genome shotgun sequence genomic DNA contains:
- the LOC115148544 gene encoding prolyl 4-hydroxylase subunit alpha-1-like gives MADLTGLDMEAAEMLQVANYGIGGQYEPHFDYKLNNDTDYTTRGGRIATILIYMSDVEVGGSTVFPDIGAALRPYKGSAVLWYNLLQNGEEDARTLHAACPVFVGNKWVANKWVRAHGQEFRRRCSLSEMD, from the exons ATGGCTGATCTGACTGGGCTGGACATGGAGGCAGCAGAGATGCTCCAG GTTGCAAATTATGGGATTGGGGGCCAATATGAACCACACTTTGACTACAAG CTGAACAATGACACAGACTACACGACGAGGGGTGGCAGGATCGCAACGATCTTAATCTAT ATGAGTGATGTGGAAGTGGGTGGATCGACTGTGTTCCCTGATATAGGAGCTGCTCTACGACCGTACAAG GGTTCAGCGGTGCTGTGGTACAACCTTTTGCAGAATGGAGAGGAGGACGCTAGGACCTTACACGCTGCATGCCCTGTATTTGTTGGCAATAAATGGG TTGCCAATAAATGGGTGCGGGCCCATGGACAGGAGTTCAGGAGAAGATGCTCTTTGTCCGAGATGGACTGA
- the LOC115149632 gene encoding prolyl 4-hydroxylase subunit alpha-2-like: MEANCLRRVILLLLIGWTFCAEETEFYSSTDHMMELLVMERSLIQSLRDYITAQKQCIDRFNSVVEACENASGDFPEDLEKHISNPFTAYKLVRRLRLEWNMVEQVTKTCSSYIEDFLTNVSLVSQRLPSEKDVDGVALGLVRLQEIYRQLQIITVDVSGQVNVAPLDPDESFHVAMVALQNNKFQYALLWLQETFRQLEDGIPALVTRREVLTYLGPLAFQMGNLPLALELTQQLQELDPSCMQTMVHLAYYRTLRESIRCGSQTQTPSLPSDAPVDILTLIKPASKTSYESLCRGEGIKMASPSYSITNSDIL; encoded by the exons ATGGAAGCAAATTGTCTTCGACGTGTGATTTTATTATTGTTGATAGGCTGGACTTTCTGTGCTGAAGAGACTGAGTTCTACTCCTCTACAG ATCACATGATGGAACTGCTTGTCATGGAGCGGAGCCTCATACAGAGCCTCAGAGATTACATCACAGCGCAAAAACAATGCATTGACAGATTTAACAG TGTTGTTGAAGCCTGTGAAAATGCCTCTGGAGACTTCCCAGAGGATCTGGAAAAACACATCAGCAACCCTTTCACTGCATACAAGCTGGTGCGAAGACTGAGGCTGGAGTGGAACATGGTGGAACAAGTTACCAAGACATGTTCTTCATATATTGAAG ATTTCCTGACTAATGTATCATTGGTCTCCCAGCGGCTCCCCAGTGAGAAGGACGTGGATGGGGTTGCACTGGGTCTTGTACGTCTACAGGAAATATACAGACAACTGCAAATCATTACAGTGGATGTGTCAG GCCAGGTAAATGTGGCGCCCTTGGATCCAGATGAGTCCTTCCACGTTGCCATGGTGGCCCTGCAGAACAACAAGTTCCAGTATGCCCTGCTCTGGCTCCAGGAGACCTTCAGGCAGCTGGAGGATGGCATCCCAGCCCTGGTGACCAGGAGAGAGGTTCTGACCTACCTGGGTCCCCTAGCCTTTCAGATGGGTAATCTGCCTCTAGCATTGGAGCTAACGCAACAGTTGCAGGAACTGG ACCCCAGTTGCATGCAGACCATGGTGCACCTGGCCTACTACAGAACCCTGAGAGAGAGCATCCGGTGTGGGAGTCAGACACAAACACCCTCATTGCCCTCAGATGCACCAGTGGACATCTTAACACTAATCAAACCAGCAAGCAAAACCTCATACGAATCTCTTTGCAGAGGGGAGGGCATCAAAATGGCAAGTCCCTCGTACTCAATAACAAATAGCGACATACTATGA